From Aedes albopictus strain Foshan chromosome 1, AalbF5, whole genome shotgun sequence, one genomic window encodes:
- the LOC134284941 gene encoding uncharacterized protein LOC134284941 isoform X1: MLPQEFCNSSNTVFTKLRLRLLSPTNLQNSIRDTMASQSSSQKRRHANVPYRPANDGDAHAASGNHPDIAHPETARLLENVVQTDSRIQPEQTVPCKVVQYESQPTVNAALPSSPQVIVTRTVSTGKGAIPKIPKTKTATKNKSKRKSVYVTIRNDPFVRRNPPRRVRENRVSSCALCSEPDNTAMVQCGECGSRFHLSCVEVSQSAEEISWSCPDCASASKKKTPRQISAPAMQGASEHRQQFTSPPSIVASSKSAGQSSRRSEHRKIELQLQKLEEEREWHQQYLKQKYSLLQELESDTSSKISHQDSMEENAAKIEQWIQNTENCGDDSGLVDVDPEDEHVLANVQEVQRRRKRDQELQGEQNCDRLQITHLMNKLQVAERRAPSIVNMPVQNNCTNHRDSRYQPPRSQIGLGDADRRPTNSLRTLEPQQTTSETFQQSTGRTFGPQVLPSDPVLNQRRSQYIPTCEPRPRSDNRRETRFLTTAVDFVPGQRSTPVTQPRRRIPSAEREIEDDGAAYTLNRSQLAARQAVSRDLPDFNGNPEDWPLFFSMFVSSTQLCGFSNEENMLRLRKCLKGKALDAVKCRMLHPSNVQGVISTLRMLYGRPEIIIQAIVRKIRSLPSPSIEKLDTVIQFALSVENLVATVEACEIGDFMYNISLRYELVERLPPTLKLDWARFSRNEPNPNLLDFSSWLRFVAEDASAVSISIDGDHRARTAKKDGFLNLHSEDSQQSLKKPSIASVSSKLPNSKEYVKECVGCKGSCLTLAQCKRFKELSYDSKWAVVREFSICRKCLRKHNGPCKQKKECGTNGCSYLHHPLLHDAERHTAAASQVPVRSTETQRNQTTNTSCNVHQGQSEILFRIVPVLLYGPSKVVRTYAFLDDGSELTLMEQSLANELGVQGPQNSLCLRWTGGTNRTEALSQKVNFQISSVTSPFKKFRLGEVHTVENLQLRPQTMLVDEMQGKYQYLKGLPVESYQEVSPRLLIGLDHASLGNVMKCREGKPNEPIAVKTRLGWMIFGCCSRTTTSVNHINHHRVQLCQCESNSNEELHEAMKQYFSLESMGISKPSKLLLSNEDHRANELLETLTRNTNGRYECGLLWRYDNVRLPDSKPMALRRWECLDRRMQRDDDLAQVLNAKINDYLAKGYIRKLTAEELESPCNRVWYLPIFPVVNPNKPGKIRLVWDAAAKIHGVCLNSVLLKGPDLLVSLLSVLVRFREFRVAVSGDIREMYHQVLMRPADQHCLRFLWKDNEDATAPSTYVMQVMSFGACCSPSTAQYVKNTHAKKFEQEFPEAVHAIVHDHYVDDMLISVETEEKAIQLATEVKGIHERGGFEMRNWVSNAPAVVAALDGEKTDGKNLSIGETDTTEKVLGMWWDTTADCFTYKLSSRHDADLLSGRKRPTKREVLRTLMMVFDPLGLISHFLMFLRSLLQEIWRASVDWDEQIHDCHFEKWLVWLRFLPRVADIKIPRCYRTVTSAEEGTIVQMHTFVDASENGFAAVVYLRFQEGNTVECALAGAKTRVAPLKFLSIPRSELQAAVIGTRLADSIQESLSIKVQRRFFWTDSRDVMCWLHSDHRRYSQYVGVRISEVLETTALRDWRWVPTKLNVADDGTKWKGSPDFSASSRWFHGPEFLREPEEKWPISPQPVKTTVTELRPHLHLHFKTLESIIDTSRFSRWLCLLKTTAYVFRAIRNMQRTIRQSPKAYGPLSRDELIMAESYLYQIAQRCTYEDEIAILSTKQEPSSKEISRSSSLYRLCPFMDEKGVLRIRGRTSACQFIDNSIVNPIILPREHSVTKLIVLDVHQRFLHQNHETAINELKQRYYISRLKAVYKSVRNNCQVCKNERACPEAPLMSDLPHARLAAYSRPFSHMGVDYFGPMMVTVGRRVEKRWGVLATCLTVRAIHLEIAHSLTTDSCIMALRNIIGRRGVPVAIYSDRGTNFVGASKELTTALEELEHDKIVAEFTSPHTTWIFIPPLSPHMGGAWERLIRSVKQNLEKLKPHRIPSDETLRNILTEVEYLVNSRPLTEIPLDDDQSPVLTPNHFIMGSSNGALPWTSFDDNPVRLKLNWKLSQSATNQFWKQWVHDYLPTLTRRAKWFAAVKPIEINDIVVIVDTNFPRSCWPKGRVIATKVAPDGQVRQATVQTANGIYERPVIKLAVLDVGVGGNATQRELRRIEGGNVKGATSTSDLDTPMADVTTNHTQRPTEGSTTERRSCNNR; the protein is encoded by the coding sequence ATGTTGCCACAGGAATTTTGTAATTCGTCAAATACAGTCTTCACAAAATTGAGACTTCGTCTTCTATCGCCAACAAATTTACAAAATTCGATACGGGACACTATGGCGAGTCAGAGCAGTTCTCAAAAGCGACGACATGCGAATGTTCCATATAGACCGGCCAACGATGGGGATGCGCATGCGGCCAGCGGAAACCATCCGGATATTGCTCATCCGGAGACGGCAAGACTGTTGGAGAACGTCGTCCAGACTGATTCAAGGATTCAGCCGGAGCAGACAGTACCATGCAAGGTAGTCCAGTACGAGTCTCAGCCGACGGTCAACGCAGCCCTCCCTTCTAGCCCTCAGGTAATCGTTACCAGAACGGTGAGTACCGGCAAAGGAGCCATCCCTAAGATCCCCAAGACTAAAACGGCCACAAAGAATAAAAGCAAACGAAAGTCAGTCTATGTCACCATTCGTAACGATCCGTTTGTTAGGCGAAACCCCCCGCGCCGCGTTCGCGAAAACCGAGTCAGTAGTTGTGCACTGTGTAGTGAGCCCGATAATACAGCTATGGTGCAGTGCGGCGAATGTGGTTCGCGGTTTCATCTTTCGTGTGTTGAAGTGAGTCAGTCAGCGGAGGAAATAAGCTGGTCGTGCCCTGACTGTGCAAGTGCGTCCAAGAAAAAGACCCCCAGGCAAATTTCGGCACCCGCGATGCAAGGAGCCAGCGAGCATCGTCAACAATTTACTTCACCCCCCAGCATAGTAGCTTCATCCAAGTCGGCTGGCCAATCAAGTAGGCGTAGCGAGCATAGGAAAATCGAACTACAGCTGCAGAAACTGGAGGAGGAGCGGGAATGGCATCAACAGTACCTGAAGCAGAAGTACAGCCTGCTGCAAGAACTGGAGAGTGATACGTCATCTAAGATCAGCCACCAAGATTCGATGGAAGAGAATGCGGCGAAAATCGAGCAGTGGATTCAAAACACGGAGAATTGTGGAGACGATTCTGGTCTTGTCGACGTAGATCCGGAAGACGAACATGTATTGGCTAACGTACAGGAAGTTCAACGGCGGCGTAAGCGAGACCAAGAACTTCAAGGCGAACAGAACTGCGACAGACTCCAAATCACACACCTGATGAACAAGCTGCAAGTTGCAGAACGTCGTGCTCCGTCCATAGTGAACATGCCGGTGCAAAACAACTGCACGAATCATCGCGATAGCAGATATCAACCCCCGCGTTCACAAATCGGACTAGGGGACGCTGATCGTAGACCAACAAATAGCCTAAGAACTTTAGAGCCACAGCAAACTACATCGGAAACGTTTCAGCAGAGTACCGGCAGAACCTTTGGTCCTCAAGTTCTACCATCAGACCCAGTTCTAAACCAACGGCGATCACAGTACATTCCAACTTGTGAGCCGCGTCCACGATCTGACAACCGTAGGGAAACCAGATTCCTTACTACTGCTGTGGATTTCGTTCCCGGACAGAGATCCACTCCAGTCACCCAACCGCGAAGAAGAATCCCCTCTGCAGAGCGCGAGATTGAAGACGACGGTGCTGCCTACACATTGAACCGAAGTCAATTAGCTGCTAGGCAGGCAGTATCCAGAGATTTGCCAGACTTCAATGGCAATCCAGAAGATTGGCCGCTCTTCTTTTCGATGTTCGTTTCGTCCACTCAGCTTTGTGGATTCTCAAACGAGGAAAACATGCTGAGGCTTCGGAAGTGCCTCAAAGGAAAGGCACTGGATGCCGTTAAGTGCCGTATGCTTCATCCGTCAAACGTTCAGGGAGTGATTTCCACCCTCAGGATGCTGTATGGACGGCCTGAAATCATCATTCAGGCAATTGTTAGGAAGATTCGCTCGTTACCATCTCCCAGCATCGAAAAACTGGACACCGTGATCCAGTTTGCCCTCAGCGTAGAGAATCTAGTTGCGACGGTGGAAGCCTGTGAGATAGGTGACTTTATGTATAACATCTCGCTAAGGTACGAGTTGGTGGAAAGGTTGCCACCAACGTTAAAACTGGATTGGGCACGGTTTTCTCGGAATGAACCCAATCCAAACCTCCTAGACTTCAGCTCGTGGCTTCGTTTTGTAGCCGAGGATGCCAGCGCTGTTTCTATTTCCATAGATGGCGACCACCGAGCCAGAACGGCGAAAAAAGATGGGTTTCTGAATCTTCACTCCGAGGATAGCCAACAGTCGTTGAAGAAACCATCAATCGCTTCGGTGAGCAGTAAACTTCCGAATTCGAAAGAGTACGTCAAAGAGTGCGTTGGGTGCAAAGGAAGCTGTCTGACGTTGGCGCAATGTAAACGCTTCAAGGAGCTTAGTTACGATTCGAAATGGGCAGTTGTGCGAGAATTTAGCATCTGTCGAAAGTGCCTGCGGAAGCACAACGGCCCGTGCAAGCAGAAAAAGGAATGCGGCACCAATGGTTGCTCCTATCTACATCATCCTCTCCTACACGATGCAGAACGACACACGGCTGCGGCATCTCAGGTTCCGGTCCGGTCCACCGAAACCCAACGGAATCAAACCACAAATACCAGCTGTAATGTACACCAAGGACAGTCCGAGATCTTGTTCAGAATCGTACCAGTGCTTCTGTACGGTCCATCGAAGGTGGTACGAACCTACGCCTTCTTAGATGACGGCTCGGAACTAACGCTGATGGAGCAGAGCTTGGCGAACGAACTAGGAGTGCAGGGACCGCAAAATTCTCTATGTCTACGATGGACCGGTGGCACTAACAGGACCGAAGCTCTGTCACAGAAAGTAAACTTCCAGATTTCCAGCGTTACGAGTCCCTTCAAGAAGTTCAGGCTCGGCGAAGTGCACACAGTTGAGAATTTACAGCTCCGACCACAAACGATGCTAGTGGACGAGATGCAGGGGAAGTACCAGTATCTGAAGGGATTACCTGTGGAATCCTACCAAGAGGTCAGCCCAAGACTTCTCATTGGGCTGGATCATGCGAGTCTAGGTAACGTGATGAAATGTCGCGAAGGCAAGCCGAACGAACCCATAGCGGTGAAGACTCGCCTGGGTTGGATGATTTTCGGATGCTGTTCCCGCACCACAACCAGTGTCAACCACATCAATCACCATCGTGTCCAACTTTGTCAATGCGAAAGCAACTCGAACGAGGAGCTACATGAGGCTATGAAGCAGTATTTTTCGCTGGAAAGCATGGGTATCAGCAAGCCCAGTAAACTTCTGTTATCCAACGAAGATCATAGGGCGAATGAACTGTTGGAAACTCTGACCAGAAACACAAACGGACGCTACGAATGCGGTCTTCTATGGCGATACGACAACGTTCGGCTTCCGGACAGCAAGCCTATGGCACTACGTCGATGGGAATGTCTAGATCGTCGGATGCAGAGGGACGATGACCTTGCGCAAGTTCTCAATGCGAAGATAAATGACTACTTGGCGAAAGGCTACATCAGGAAGCTAACCGCGGAGGAATTGGAGTCACCTTGCAACCGAGTCTGGTACTTACCAATCTTTCCGGTAGTAAACCCTAACAAACCAGGCAAAATCAGACTTGTCTGGGATGCAGCCGCGAAGATCCATGGAGTCTGCCTTAATTCGGTGCTTCTTAAGGGCCCTGATCTACTGGTTTCTCTCCTGTCAGTCTTAGTACGGTTCCGTGAGTTTCGTGTGGCGGTTTCTGGTGACATCAGAGAAATGTACCATCAGGTGCTGATGAGACCGGCGGACCAGCATTGTTTACGCTTTCTTTGGAAGGATAACGAAGATGCCACAGCCCCCAGCACATACGTCATGCAAGTGATGTCCTTCGGTGCGTGCTGCTCTCCAAGCACAGCACAATACGTTAAGAACACACATGCCAAGAAATTCGAGCAAGAGTTTCCTGAAGCTGTTCACGCCATCGTTCATGACCACTACGTCGATGACATGCTGATCAGTGTCGAAACGGAGGAGAAGGCGATCCAGCTAGCAACGGAAGTAAAAGGGATCCACGAACGTGGAGGTTTTGAAATGAGAAACTGGGTATCCAACGCACCAGCGGTAGTTGCCGCACTGGACGGAGAGAAAACCGACGGGAAAAACCTGAGCATCGGAGAAACAGACACCACTGAGAAGGTGCTCGGAATGTGGTGGGATACCACAGCAGACTGTTTCACATACAAGCTATCTTCCCGCCACGACGCTGATCTGTTGTCTGGCCGCAAACGACCAACGAAGCGTGAAGTTTTAAGGACCCTTATGATGGTGTTCGACCCTCTCGGGCTGATCAGCCACTTCCTGATGTTTCTTCGAAGCCTTTTACAGGAGATCTGGAGAGCATCCGTCGACTGGGACGAGCAAATCCACGATTGTCACTTTGAGAAGTGGCTCGTATGGCTGCGGTTTCTTCCTCGTGTAGCGGACATCAAGATTCCTCGTTGCTACCGGACCGTCACGTCTGCTGAAGAAGGAACCATTGTCCAAATGCATACTTTTGTGGACGCCAGCGAGAACGGCTTCGCGGCAGTCGTCTACCTCCGTTTCCAGGAGGGAAATACAGTTGAGTGCGCTCTAGCAGGAGCCAAAACCCGGGTGGCGCCGTTGAAGTTCCTCTCTATACCCCGATCCGAACTGCAAGCAGCAGTTATTGGGACCAGGTTAGCAGATTCTATCCAGGAGTCCCTCTCGATTAAGGTTCAAAGGCGATTCTTTTGGACTGATTCCCGGGACGTCATGTGCTGGCTACACTCGGATCATCGACGTTATAGTCAGTACGTAGGTGTCCGAATCAGCGAGGTCCTAGAAACCACGGCCCTACGAGATTGGCGGTGGGTTCCTACTAAATTGAACGTAGCTGACGATGGTACCAAATGGAAAGGTTCTCCTGACTTCAGCGCCTCTAGCCGGTGGTTTCATGGAcctgaatttcttcgggaaccgGAAGAGAAATGGCCTATCTCTCCTCAGCCTGTCAAAACCACTGTCACGGAGCTGCGTCCACATCTGCACCTCCACTTCAAGACCCTCGAGTCAATAATTGATACAAGCAGATTCAGTCGATGGCTTTGTCTACTGAAGACTACGGCGTATGTATTCAGAGCCATTAGAAACATGCAGCGAACTATACGACAATCACCCAAAGCTTATGGACCGCTTTCTCGTGATGAGCTCATCATGGCCGAATCCTACCTGTACCAAATAGCCCAGAGATGTACGTATGAAGATGAGATAGCAATTCTATCTACAAAACAAGAACCCTCCTCAAAGGAAATCTCAAGAAGCAGTTCGTTGTACCGCCTCTGCCCATTCATGGATGAAAAGGGAGTTCTGAGGATCCGCGGGCGTACCAGTGCCTGCCAATTCATCGACAACAGCATCGTCAATCCAATCATTTTACCTCGGGAGCACAGCGTCACAAAGCTCATCGTATTGGACGttcatcagagattcctgcatcaGAATCACGAAACCGCCATCAACGAGCTGAAACAACGCTACTATATTTCCCGTCTGAAAGCGGTCTACAAATCGGTCCGGAACAACTGCCAAGTCTGTAAAAACGAACGAGCTTGTCCAGAGGCGCCACTGATGAGTGACTTGCCGCATGCGCGCCTCGCAGCTTATAGTCGACCTTTCAGCCACATGGGGGTGGACTACTTCGGCCCAATGATGGTAACCGTTGGCCGCCGAGTGGAGAAACGCTGGGGGGTCTTGGCTACTTGTCTGACTGTTCGTGCCATCCATTTGGAGATCGCACACTCACTCACTACTGACTCGTGTATCATGGCCTTGCGCAACATAATTGGCAGAAGGGGGGTACCAGTTGCCATTTACAGCGACCGTGGTACTAACTTTGTGGGGGCTAGCAAAGAGCTAACGACCGCACTTGAAGAATTGGAGCACGACAAAATCGTGGCAGAATTCACTTCGCCGCATACGACGTGGATTTTCATCCCACCCTTGTCCCCGCATATGGGCGGAGCCTGGGAGAGGCTGATTCGATCGGTCAAGCAAAACCTAGAGAAGCTTAAACCTCACCGTATACCGTCAGACGAAACGCTACGAAACATACTGACAGAAGTGGAGTACCTAGTAAATTCAAGGCCTTTGACCGAAATTCCACTGGACGACGATCAATCTCCCGTATTGACGCCAAATCACTTCATTATGGGGTCGTCGAATGGAGCGCTTCCGTGGACCAGCTTTGATGACAACCCTGTCCGACTAAAACTTAATTGGAAACTTTCGCAGAGCGCAACCAACCAGTTCTGGAAGCAATGGGTGCACGACTACCTCCCGACTTTGACCCGCAGAGCGAAATGGTTTGCGGCCGTTAAGCCAATCGAGATCAATGATATCGTGGTCATCGTCGACACAAATTTCCCCCGCAGCTGCTGGCCTAAGGGACGAGTCATAGCCACCAAAGTCGCACCAGACGGCCAAGTTAGGCAGGCTACGGTGCAAACTGCTAACGGGATATATGAGCGACCAGTCATCAAGCTCGCAGTGCTCGACGTTGGCGTAGGTGGAAATGCAACTCAGAGAGAACTTCGGCGCATTGAAGGGGGGAATGTTAAGGGCGCAACGTCTACCAGCGACCTTGATACACCTATGGCTGACGTGACTACAAACCACACCCAGCGTCCAACAGAAGGATCGACTACTGAACGACGGTCATGCAATAATAGATGA